Proteins encoded within one genomic window of Geotalea daltonii FRC-32:
- a CDS encoding ParB/RepB/Spo0J family partition protein has protein sequence MVKKTGLGKGMAALLPVVEEEGRRFFSCPIEEIRPNKDQPRKSFAHDKLEELAASIREKGIIQPLVVVAKGSHYELIAGERRWRAAQKAGLHEVPVVIQDVSEDTALEMALIENIQREDLNAVEEAEAYHSLLERFNLSQEELAKRVGKDRSTVANAIRLLKLPAEIKLDVIEDRLSMGHARALLTLDTAEQMKEARETVVRKKLTVRATESLVKDMKANKQAKPKKQADPHLVDLTERMQRHFKTKINLRPSGKGGKIEISYHDQKELIRLIELLNL, from the coding sequence ATGGTTAAAAAAACCGGCCTGGGCAAAGGAATGGCCGCACTTCTTCCCGTAGTCGAGGAAGAGGGACGGCGCTTTTTCAGCTGCCCCATAGAAGAAATCCGCCCCAACAAAGACCAGCCTCGCAAATCTTTCGCCCATGACAAGCTTGAGGAATTGGCTGCATCCATCCGCGAAAAGGGAATTATTCAGCCGCTGGTCGTTGTAGCCAAAGGAAGTCATTACGAGCTGATTGCTGGTGAAAGACGTTGGCGCGCCGCGCAGAAAGCCGGACTTCACGAGGTTCCGGTGGTCATTCAGGATGTCTCCGAGGATACTGCCCTTGAAATGGCTCTGATAGAAAATATCCAGCGTGAAGACCTCAATGCCGTCGAAGAAGCTGAGGCATACCACTCTCTGCTGGAACGATTCAATCTTTCCCAGGAGGAACTCGCGAAAAGGGTTGGAAAAGACCGCTCCACCGTAGCTAATGCAATCAGGCTTCTGAAATTACCCGCCGAAATAAAGCTCGATGTCATTGAAGATCGACTTTCCATGGGCCATGCCCGGGCGCTGCTGACACTCGATACTGCAGAACAGATGAAAGAAGCTCGCGAGACGGTAGTAAGAAAAAAATTAACTGTGCGAGCCACCGAATCGTTGGTCAAGGATATGAAGGCCAACAAGCAGGCCAAACCTAAAAAGCAAGCAGATCCACACCTGGTTGATCTCACCGAGCGGATGCAGCGCCACTTCAAAACCAAAATCAACCTCCGTCCAAGCGGCAAGGGGGGGAAAATCGAGATCAGTTACCATGACCAGAAGGAGCTGATCCGCCTCATCGAACTGCTTAACCTCTAG
- a CDS encoding phosphatase — protein MELIADMHTHTIASGHAYSTVNELAEAAARKGLKAIALTDHGPAMPGGPHLYHFGAIRFIPREIAGVRILCGTEANILNEHGDIDLPDRYQERLDFVMAGLHEGCGFDGQGIEHNTEAVINAMANPRIHAISHPGNPLFPLDYEKIVKAALDTGTALEINNASLGISREGSRPNCERLVELIARYGASLVVGSDAHIAQGVGIFDDALLLLAKAGITETQVVNSSMARLLSFLHLL, from the coding sequence ATGGAACTGATAGCCGACATGCATACCCATACCATAGCTTCAGGTCACGCATATTCTACAGTGAACGAGCTGGCAGAGGCTGCAGCACGCAAAGGTTTGAAGGCTATCGCCCTGACTGATCACGGCCCGGCAATGCCCGGTGGCCCCCATCTTTACCATTTCGGCGCCATACGTTTCATTCCCCGGGAAATAGCAGGAGTTCGCATTCTCTGCGGCACTGAAGCCAACATCCTCAATGAACACGGAGATATCGACCTGCCTGACCGTTACCAGGAGCGCCTTGATTTTGTGATGGCGGGGCTGCACGAAGGCTGCGGATTCGATGGCCAAGGGATCGAGCACAATACCGAGGCTGTCATAAATGCCATGGCCAACCCGCGGATACATGCCATTTCCCATCCGGGAAACCCGTTGTTTCCACTCGATTACGAAAAAATTGTAAAGGCAGCCTTGGATACGGGGACAGCTCTGGAAATCAACAACGCCTCCCTGGGAATCAGCCGTGAAGGAAGCCGGCCCAACTGCGAAAGACTTGTGGAACTTATCGCCCGCTATGGTGCATCCCTCGTCGTCGGTAGCGATGCCCATATCGCCCAGGGAGTAGGTATTTTCGATGATGCCCTCCTCCTATTGGCCAAAGCAGGCATTACCGAGACGCAGGTAGTAAACTCATCAATGGCCAGACTTCTCAGTTTTCTTCATCTGCTTTGA
- a CDS encoding AtpZ/AtpI family protein, whose amino-acid sequence MDEEKKRLIKTLGMISTMGISMAVAIALGVYIGWTLDKWLETRPWFFFIFLFFGIVAGFRNIFIIAGREIKKDDEGEDKRK is encoded by the coding sequence ATGGATGAGGAAAAAAAAAGGCTGATCAAGACCCTAGGAATGATATCCACCATGGGAATTTCCATGGCGGTTGCAATCGCTCTTGGCGTCTACATAGGCTGGACACTTGACAAATGGCTTGAAACGAGGCCCTGGTTCTTCTTCATTTTTCTGTTTTTCGGCATTGTCGCAGGGTTCCGTAATATATTTATAATAGCCGGAAGAGAAATAAAAAAAGATGACGAGGGTGAAGATAAGCGAAAATAA
- a CDS encoding NADH-quinone oxidoreductase subunit A, translated as MLGAYLPIILLVAVAVAFGLGSIIFSSLIGPKKPSEVKLSPYECGVEPVGSARERFSIKFYIIAMLFILFDIEAVFLYPWAVLFKRLGMFGLMEMGVFIVILFVGYIYVWKKGALEWE; from the coding sequence ATGCTTGGTGCCTATCTACCGATTATTCTATTGGTCGCTGTTGCAGTGGCTTTTGGTCTGGGTTCAATCATCTTTTCATCGCTTATCGGACCCAAAAAGCCATCTGAAGTCAAGTTGTCACCGTATGAATGTGGTGTGGAGCCGGTCGGCAGTGCCAGGGAGCGGTTCTCCATCAAATTCTACATTATTGCGATGCTGTTTATCCTTTTCGATATAGAGGCTGTTTTCCTTTATCCATGGGCAGTTCTCTTTAAAAGACTCGGAATGTTCGGCCTTATGGAAATGGGCGTATTCATAGTCATTCTTTTTGTCGGTTATATTTATGTCTGGAAAAAAGGAGCCTTGGAATGGGAGTAG
- the atpB gene encoding F0F1 ATP synthase subunit A, which yields MVHPFLFLQFFRHLLTPLGISEGGADAIAYTWLIIALLLIVSILATKGLKSVPGKMQNFMEVIIGGIENMVVETMGEHGKPFFPLIATLALFILVSNLIGLIPGFFPPTANINTTAACAVIVFVTTHIVGIKEHGVKYIKHFLGPILWLAPMMFFIEVIGHFSRVISLTLRLFGNMNGHELVLMIFFGLAPFLVPLPMMLMGVLVSFIQAFVFMLLAMIYIQGSLEEGH from the coding sequence ATGGTTCATCCGTTTCTTTTTTTGCAGTTTTTCAGACATCTTCTGACTCCTCTGGGCATATCCGAAGGGGGCGCCGATGCTATTGCCTACACCTGGCTGATCATAGCCCTTCTGCTGATCGTTTCCATACTGGCGACAAAAGGCCTGAAATCTGTACCTGGCAAGATGCAGAATTTCATGGAAGTAATCATCGGTGGAATCGAAAACATGGTTGTTGAGACAATGGGAGAGCATGGTAAACCCTTCTTCCCGTTGATTGCAACACTCGCCCTGTTTATTCTGGTGTCCAACCTCATCGGCCTCATCCCGGGATTCTTTCCGCCGACAGCAAACATCAACACCACTGCGGCATGCGCCGTTATTGTCTTCGTCACCACACACATCGTTGGTATCAAGGAACATGGTGTGAAGTACATCAAACACTTCCTCGGACCGATTCTCTGGCTGGCGCCAATGATGTTTTTCATCGAGGTCATCGGACACTTCAGCCGAGTAATCTCGCTCACCCTTCGTCTGTTTGGCAATATGAATGGCCACGAGCTCGTACTGATGATCTTCTTCGGCCTCGCTCCATTTCTGGTCCCCTTGCCGATGATGCTGATGGGCGTGCTGGTGTCTTTCATCCAGGCTTTCGTCTTCATGCTGCTGGCAATGATCTATATCCAGGGATCCCTCGAAGAAGGTCATTAA
- a CDS encoding ParA family protein: MGKIICIANQKGGVGKTTTSVNLAASLAVAEKRTLLVDMDPQGNAGSGVGIDKSNLEATVYDVLIDDVEPDKAILKTSFPFLDILPANGELAGAELELVSIIGRELKLKHALAPLVQAYDYILIDCPPSLGLLTVNSMTAAESVLIPLQCEFYAMEGLSHILKTITLVQKGLNPSLRIEGILLTMFDARNNLSHQVSEEIRNHFKKETFTTVVPRNVRLSEAPSHGKPIILYDITSRGATSYMDLAKEIISREVQHG, translated from the coding sequence ATGGGAAAGATAATCTGCATAGCCAATCAAAAAGGTGGCGTGGGCAAAACGACAACGTCTGTCAATCTCGCCGCTTCACTGGCGGTGGCTGAAAAACGGACTCTGCTCGTAGACATGGACCCCCAGGGAAACGCCGGAAGTGGTGTAGGCATCGACAAAAGCAATCTGGAAGCAACAGTTTACGATGTGCTTATTGATGATGTGGAGCCGGACAAAGCCATCCTCAAAACCAGTTTCCCATTCCTGGACATACTCCCGGCAAACGGCGAGCTTGCCGGAGCCGAACTGGAACTTGTCTCTATCATTGGCAGGGAATTGAAGCTGAAACACGCCCTTGCCCCCCTTGTCCAAGCCTATGACTACATACTTATCGACTGCCCCCCTTCGCTGGGATTACTGACCGTCAACTCGATGACCGCGGCCGAATCGGTGCTGATACCTCTGCAGTGTGAGTTTTACGCTATGGAAGGGCTATCTCACATACTGAAAACCATAACCCTGGTTCAGAAGGGGCTAAACCCTTCTCTCAGAATTGAAGGAATTCTACTTACCATGTTTGATGCCAGAAACAATCTTTCTCACCAGGTAAGCGAGGAAATAAGGAATCACTTCAAGAAAGAAACATTCACAACCGTTGTCCCACGCAACGTCAGGCTTTCCGAAGCTCCCAGCCATGGCAAGCCGATCATTCTTTACGATATAACATCCCGTGGAGCAACCAGCTATATGGATCTTGCCAAGGAAATAATCAGCCGGGAGGTACAGCATGGTTAA
- the hemL gene encoding glutamate-1-semialdehyde 2,1-aminomutase, with product MNFSRSADLFKQAQNSIPGGVNSPVRAFKSVGRDPLFIKKASGCKIEDVDGNQFIDFVGSWGPMILGHCHPQVASAVKAAVDSGCSFGAPTELEITLAEMVINAVPSIEMVRMVSSGTEATMSAIRLARGYTGRDKILKFSGCYHGHSDSLLVKAGSGAATFGVPDSPGVPQDFARHTLTADYNSLESVRTLIAENKGQVACIIVEPVAGNMGTVPPREGFLEGLRTLCTQEGIVLIFDEVMSGFRVAYGGAQEVYGVTPDMTTLGKIIGGGLPVGAFGGKKEIMTLLSPSGGVYQAGTLSGNPLAMTAGIETLKLLQAEGFYRNLEEKSSYVAAGIARAAEKAGFPIYSARVGSMFCAFFSKDPVYDWTTAAKCDTEAFAKYFRLMLGEGIYLAPSQYETAFVSIAHATEDLDRTIAAAEKSFRAL from the coding sequence ATGAATTTCAGCCGATCGGCCGACCTTTTTAAACAAGCGCAGAACTCCATTCCCGGCGGGGTAAACAGCCCTGTTCGAGCTTTCAAGTCTGTTGGCAGAGATCCCTTGTTCATTAAAAAGGCTTCCGGCTGCAAAATAGAAGATGTGGATGGCAACCAGTTCATCGACTTTGTAGGCTCCTGGGGGCCAATGATTCTCGGACACTGTCATCCTCAAGTAGCCTCCGCTGTCAAAGCAGCAGTAGATAGCGGCTGCAGCTTTGGCGCCCCTACCGAACTTGAGATCACTCTCGCAGAAATGGTGATTAATGCTGTTCCTTCAATTGAAATGGTGAGGATGGTCAGTTCCGGCACCGAAGCCACTATGAGCGCAATACGACTGGCCCGAGGATACACCGGTCGGGACAAGATCCTCAAATTCTCAGGATGTTACCATGGCCATTCCGACTCACTCCTGGTCAAGGCAGGCTCCGGCGCCGCAACTTTCGGGGTGCCTGATTCTCCTGGCGTTCCACAGGACTTTGCTCGGCACACCCTCACCGCTGACTATAACAGCCTGGAATCGGTGAGGACTCTTATTGCAGAGAACAAAGGCCAAGTCGCATGTATCATCGTCGAGCCTGTTGCAGGCAATATGGGTACAGTACCCCCCCGGGAAGGTTTCCTTGAAGGTCTGCGCACCCTGTGTACCCAGGAAGGAATCGTCCTCATCTTTGATGAAGTAATGTCCGGGTTCAGGGTTGCTTACGGTGGAGCGCAAGAAGTCTACGGTGTTACGCCGGACATGACGACACTGGGCAAAATCATTGGTGGCGGGTTGCCGGTCGGCGCTTTCGGAGGCAAGAAGGAAATCATGACACTGCTTTCCCCCTCAGGAGGGGTCTATCAAGCGGGAACACTCTCGGGAAATCCTTTGGCAATGACAGCAGGAATTGAAACGCTAAAGCTTCTGCAGGCAGAAGGCTTTTACCGAAATCTTGAAGAAAAAAGTTCCTACGTTGCCGCGGGTATTGCCAGAGCAGCTGAGAAAGCCGGCTTTCCCATTTATTCAGCCAGAGTAGGCAGCATGTTCTGCGCTTTTTTCTCCAAAGACCCTGTCTATGACTGGACAACTGCAGCCAAATGCGACACCGAAGCTTTTGCCAAATATTTCCGTCTCATGCTTGGGGAGGGTATATACCTGGCTCCGTCACAGTATGAAACTGCCTTCGTCTCCATAGCCCATGCCACCGAAGACCTGGATCGAACCATTGCGGCCGCTGAAAAATCATTCAGGGCATTGTAG
- a CDS encoding ATP synthase subunit I, with protein sequence MTRVKISENNFFTLLSRASIALTILLALIASSFTSPRFSAGILAGGLLAVANFYWLRNILQRALLLQVEDAPRFAILRYVVRLALLAVALLLLVIYAKVDIFGLLIGLSVLVVNIIALSIYLSLKGG encoded by the coding sequence ATGACGAGGGTGAAGATAAGCGAAAATAATTTCTTTACCCTTCTTTCCCGCGCCAGCATCGCCTTGACCATCCTGCTGGCGCTGATCGCATCTTCATTTACCTCACCACGTTTTTCCGCAGGCATCTTGGCAGGCGGCCTGCTGGCAGTCGCCAATTTTTACTGGTTGCGCAACATTCTGCAGAGGGCTCTGCTGCTGCAGGTTGAGGATGCGCCCCGTTTTGCCATATTGCGCTATGTTGTGAGACTGGCTCTTCTGGCGGTCGCATTATTGCTTCTGGTTATATATGCAAAAGTCGATATCTTCGGCCTTCTGATAGGCCTGTCGGTACTTGTCGTCAATATAATTGCATTATCCATATATCTGTCCCTCAAAGGAGGCTAG
- a CDS encoding F0F1 ATP synthase subunit B family protein yields the protein MRSMRKYITPTPAKVTLAICVLLVALAALGFASEGGEGAHQVDTGKQMKDFAWRCLDFAALFALLAWALKKANVKGALADRRTGIEKMLKEAVEAKEQAEKKFAEYSEKLEKANREIEDISAAMKQEGELEKARIIAEAKAAAQKIKEQAEQTAQQEVLKAKAELREEAARLAVEIAEKKLKENINKGDQDKLVGNYISKVVTLH from the coding sequence ATGAGAAGCATGCGCAAATACATAACACCTACACCTGCAAAAGTTACCCTGGCGATTTGTGTCTTGTTGGTCGCCCTTGCTGCCTTAGGCTTCGCCTCGGAAGGAGGCGAAGGTGCACACCAAGTGGACACCGGCAAACAGATGAAAGACTTCGCCTGGCGCTGCCTCGACTTTGCCGCCCTCTTTGCACTGTTGGCCTGGGCACTGAAGAAGGCGAACGTAAAAGGAGCCCTGGCAGACCGCCGTACCGGCATTGAAAAGATGCTGAAGGAGGCAGTCGAGGCGAAAGAACAGGCCGAAAAAAAGTTTGCCGAGTACAGTGAGAAACTGGAAAAGGCTAACAGGGAAATTGAAGATATTTCCGCAGCAATGAAGCAGGAGGGGGAGCTGGAAAAGGCACGCATTATTGCCGAAGCCAAGGCCGCTGCCCAGAAGATCAAGGAGCAGGCCGAGCAGACGGCACAGCAGGAAGTCCTGAAGGCCAAGGCCGAGCTCAGGGAAGAAGCTGCACGTCTGGCTGTTGAGATTGCCGAGAAGAAACTCAAGGAAAATATCAACAAAGGTGACCAGGACAAGCTGGTTGGTAACTATATCTCCAAGGTGGTGACGCTACATTGA
- a CDS encoding c-type heme family protein: MSRFGSLSINTKFNLIMSCLLIVLFLSASLLIYQRQRSLILKVAVDNARSIAKQIIETRDYISSVEHGEPEQNYALVPQVVATQIAARMTRDTKFYVRQVSLRYRNPGNRPDDYETEQLQKFSGKVVRENYRVVRAGGEESFRYMQSMIAEKSCLTCHGSYETAPQFIRERFPRGHYSYNYKLGEVIGAVSVTIPMSELYRDIGTNLKLDLIYRAIVFFIIIVIMAALLKRIIIRPIRMLSESITTVTRTDTFTPLPKTSNDEIGDLIGAFNDMMDELGRKTAQSRESEQRYREFIEVARSAVITFMTDGKIIITNQKAEELLGSSRLELLGENLFNFFLEGERLKQEVNLYLEEIRKGKRSAATIFHVVRSVAGGEHRVEVALSATQTDSQPMITAILRDGEGR; encoded by the coding sequence ATGTCTCGCTTTGGTTCTCTGAGTATCAATACGAAATTCAATCTGATCATGTCCTGCCTGCTGATCGTGTTGTTCCTGTCAGCGTCCCTCCTCATCTATCAGCGGCAACGGTCACTGATTCTGAAAGTGGCCGTTGACAATGCACGCAGCATCGCCAAGCAGATCATCGAGACAAGGGATTACATCTCGTCCGTGGAGCATGGTGAACCTGAGCAAAATTATGCCTTGGTGCCCCAGGTAGTCGCTACGCAGATCGCCGCAAGGATGACCAGGGACACCAAGTTCTATGTCCGCCAGGTGTCATTGCGTTACCGCAACCCTGGAAATCGGCCGGATGACTATGAGACCGAACAGCTGCAGAAATTCTCAGGCAAGGTCGTCAGGGAGAATTATCGGGTTGTCAGGGCTGGCGGGGAGGAGTCGTTTCGCTACATGCAATCAATGATCGCCGAGAAATCCTGCCTGACCTGTCACGGTAGTTATGAAACCGCCCCTCAATTTATCCGGGAACGTTTTCCTCGCGGTCATTATTCGTACAACTATAAACTGGGGGAGGTTATAGGCGCAGTTTCAGTAACCATTCCCATGTCCGAACTTTACCGCGATATCGGCACCAACCTTAAGTTGGACCTCATATACCGGGCGATCGTTTTCTTTATCATCATTGTGATTATGGCTGCCCTGCTCAAACGCATCATCATTCGTCCCATCAGAATGCTCTCTGAAAGCATAACTACTGTTACCAGAACCGATACGTTTACGCCGCTGCCAAAGACCTCAAATGATGAAATCGGTGATTTGATTGGGGCCTTTAATGACATGATGGATGAATTGGGCCGTAAAACTGCCCAGAGCCGTGAGTCTGAACAGCGGTACAGAGAATTTATCGAAGTAGCCAGGTCTGCCGTCATAACATTCATGACCGATGGCAAGATTATAATTACCAATCAGAAGGCCGAGGAACTATTGGGTTCAAGCAGGTTGGAACTCCTCGGAGAGAACTTATTCAACTTCTTCCTGGAAGGTGAGCGGCTGAAACAGGAGGTTAATCTTTATCTGGAGGAGATCAGGAAAGGCAAGCGATCGGCCGCTACAATTTTTCATGTGGTGCGCAGTGTTGCAGGAGGCGAGCACAGGGTGGAGGTGGCTCTCTCTGCAACTCAGACGGATTCACAACCTATGATCACTGCAATTCTGCGGGATGGGGAGGGGCGGTAA
- a CDS encoding ATP synthase F0 subunit B codes for MINLDFSFVFQLVNFLLLMLVLNIFLFKPIRKVLAQRNAEISGAKEKSASVDKEVQEKHALYENRMREIKARATDERSGLRKEAQVEEAAIIDKARKDAADTLSAIKSKVAKESADARQLLKEQALSLSSEICEKVLGRSI; via the coding sequence GTGATTAATCTAGACTTTTCCTTCGTTTTCCAGCTTGTCAATTTTCTGCTCCTGATGCTTGTTCTCAACATCTTCCTCTTCAAGCCGATCAGGAAGGTGCTTGCCCAAAGAAATGCCGAAATCAGCGGCGCAAAAGAGAAGTCAGCGTCCGTTGACAAAGAAGTCCAGGAAAAACACGCCCTCTATGAGAACCGCATGCGTGAGATCAAGGCCCGCGCCACGGACGAGCGGTCCGGCCTGCGCAAGGAAGCTCAGGTTGAAGAGGCTGCTATTATCGATAAAGCAAGAAAGGATGCGGCCGACACCCTTTCCGCAATCAAAAGCAAGGTAGCAAAAGAATCAGCCGATGCCAGACAACTCCTTAAAGAGCAAGCGCTGTCCCTTTCTTCTGAAATCTGCGAAAAAGTTCTTGGAAGGAGTATTTAG
- the atpE gene encoding ATP synthase F0 subunit C: MSFFTMCVLAAGIGMALGTLGTGIGQGLAVKSAVEGVSRNPGASGKILTTMMIGLAMIESLAIYALVVCLIILFANPYKDIALELAKTVAK, encoded by the coding sequence ATGAGTTTTTTTACAATGTGTGTTCTCGCAGCAGGTATCGGTATGGCACTTGGAACCCTCGGAACCGGTATCGGTCAGGGTCTGGCAGTCAAGAGTGCTGTTGAGGGCGTTTCCAGAAACCCCGGCGCTTCCGGTAAGATCCTCACCACCATGATGATCGGTCTGGCCATGATCGAATCTCTTGCCATCTACGCCCTTGTTGTCTGTCTGATCATCCTCTTCGCCAACCCCTACAAGGATATCGCTCTCGAACTGGCAAAAACTGTCGCGAAATAA